From a region of the Myroides sp. JBRI-B21084 genome:
- the obgE gene encoding GTPase ObgE produces the protein MTEGNFVDYVKIYVASGKGGKGSSHLHREKFIEKGGPDGGDGGRGGHVIIRGNESLWTLHHLRFQRHIKAGHGGDGGSSRSTGADGEDKYIDVPLGTVVKDKETGEFLFEITENGEEKILAKGGKGGLGNWHFRSSTNQTPRYAQPGIPGEELDIILELKVLADVGLVGFPNAGKSTLLSVLTSAKPKIGDYPFTTLKPNLGIVEYREFKSFVIADIPGIIEGAAEGKGLGHYFLRHIERNSTLLFLIPADADDIKKEYDILLDELRRYNPEMLDKDRLIAISKCDMLDDELKAELKEQLDKEFNGLPYLFISSVAQQGLVELKDKLWQMLN, from the coding sequence ATGACAGAGGGAAATTTTGTAGATTACGTAAAAATATATGTAGCATCTGGTAAAGGTGGTAAAGGATCATCACATTTACACCGCGAAAAATTTATTGAAAAAGGTGGACCCGATGGAGGTGATGGTGGTCGTGGTGGTCACGTAATTATTCGTGGAAATGAAAGTTTATGGACCTTGCACCATTTGCGTTTTCAACGCCATATAAAAGCCGGTCATGGTGGCGATGGTGGTAGCAGCCGCAGTACGGGTGCCGATGGTGAAGATAAGTACATTGATGTGCCTTTAGGAACCGTTGTAAAAGATAAAGAAACAGGCGAATTTTTATTTGAAATTACCGAAAACGGTGAAGAAAAAATATTGGCAAAAGGGGGAAAAGGTGGTTTAGGAAACTGGCACTTTCGCTCGTCAACAAACCAAACACCACGATATGCACAACCAGGTATCCCTGGTGAAGAGCTTGATATTATTTTAGAATTAAAAGTTTTAGCCGATGTTGGTTTGGTGGGCTTTCCAAATGCTGGTAAATCAACTTTATTGTCGGTACTTACCTCAGCAAAACCAAAAATTGGCGACTACCCGTTTACTACCCTAAAACCAAACTTAGGAATTGTTGAATACCGTGAATTTAAATCGTTTGTAATTGCCGATATTCCTGGTATTATTGAAGGTGCAGCAGAAGGTAAAGGCTTAGGTCATTATTTTTTACGCCATATTGAACGAAATTCTACGTTGCTGTTTTTAATACCTGCGGATGCCGACGATATTAAAAAAGAATACGATATTTTGTTAGATGAGCTACGCCGTTATAACCCAGAAATGTTAGATAAAGATCGTTTAATTGCCATTTCAAAATGTGATATGTTGGACGACGAATTAAAGGCAGAATTAAAAGAACAACTTGATAAAGAATTTAATGGATTGCCTTATTTGTTTATTTCATCTGTTGCCCAACAAGGGTTAGTTGAATTAAAAGATAAATTATGGCAAATGCTTAATTAA
- the hpt gene encoding hypoxanthine phosphoribosyltransferase produces the protein MELKILDKTFVPYISAQEINKEIQRIATNLHENLKDEIPVFLVVLNGAFMFAADLLKYYTAPAEVSFVKLASYQGTTTTGNVTQLLGLDVDLTNKHVVIVEDIVDTGTTITALQQLINTHKVKSLQVATLFFKPEAYKQNVTINHIGFSIPNKFIVGYGLDYNKQGRNLPEVYQIK, from the coding sequence ATGGAACTTAAAATTTTAGATAAAACGTTTGTACCTTATATTTCTGCACAAGAAATAAATAAAGAAATACAACGTATAGCAACCAATTTGCACGAAAATCTAAAGGATGAAATTCCTGTTTTTTTAGTGGTTTTAAATGGCGCGTTTATGTTTGCTGCCGATTTACTTAAATACTACACAGCACCTGCGGAAGTATCGTTTGTAAAATTAGCATCGTACCAAGGCACCACCACAACTGGTAATGTAACCCAATTATTAGGGTTAGATGTAGATTTAACCAATAAACACGTTGTAATTGTAGAAGATATTGTTGATACAGGTACAACCATTACCGCTTTACAACAACTAATAAACACACATAAGGTAAAAAGTTTGCAGGTTGCAACTTTGTTTTTTAAACCCGAAGCTTATAAGCAAAATGTAACAATTAACCATATTGGCTTTAGCATTCCCAACAAGTTTATTGTAGGGTACGGTTTAGATTACAACAAGCAAGGCAGAAATTTACCCGAAGTTTATCAAATAAAATAA
- a CDS encoding 5-(carboxyamino)imidazole ribonucleotide synthase yields the protein MNYFSSDFKLGILGGGQLGKMMLTETRKFDIQTYVVDPSAEAPCQFGATKFFQGSLTDYETVINLGNQVDVLTIEIENVNLEALETLENQGKKVYPSPKTLRLIKNKGNQKDFYTQNNIPTAPYKRYSLLQNLKSDVENGVVELPFVWKATEGGYDGNGVKVVRKVTDFDLLPETECIAETMIPFKNELAVIVARSASGEIKTYPVVEMEFHPEANQVEYVICPARIDDNVANNAREIALKVSESFNHVGLLAVEMFQTEDDKILVNEVAPRPHNSGHYSIEASYTSQFEQHIRAVLDLPLGNTDSKVAGIMVNLVGEEGFSGQVVYENIEKIMAIDGVTPHIYGKRETRPFRKMGHVTIVNENMTEARKVAQQVKETIRVISK from the coding sequence ATGAACTATTTTTCTTCTGATTTTAAATTAGGCATTTTAGGTGGCGGACAATTAGGCAAAATGATGCTAACCGAAACCCGAAAGTTTGATATTCAAACGTATGTAGTAGACCCAAGTGCCGAAGCGCCTTGCCAATTTGGTGCTACTAAATTTTTTCAAGGTTCGTTAACCGATTACGAAACCGTGATTAATTTAGGAAATCAGGTAGATGTTTTAACTATTGAAATTGAAAATGTAAATTTAGAAGCTTTAGAAACCTTAGAAAATCAAGGTAAAAAAGTATATCCTTCGCCAAAAACCTTACGCTTAATTAAAAATAAAGGCAACCAAAAAGACTTTTATACCCAAAATAATATTCCTACAGCACCCTACAAACGCTATAGTTTATTGCAAAACTTAAAAAGCGATGTTGAAAACGGTGTTGTTGAATTGCCTTTTGTTTGGAAAGCAACCGAAGGTGGTTACGATGGGAACGGTGTTAAAGTGGTTCGTAAAGTAACCGATTTTGATTTGTTACCAGAAACCGAATGTATTGCAGAAACAATGATTCCATTTAAAAATGAATTAGCGGTAATTGTAGCACGTTCGGCATCGGGCGAAATCAAAACCTATCCTGTGGTAGAAATGGAGTTTCACCCAGAAGCCAATCAGGTTGAATATGTAATTTGTCCGGCTCGTATCGATGATAATGTTGCAAACAACGCGCGTGAAATTGCCTTAAAAGTTTCAGAAAGTTTTAATCACGTGGGTTTGTTGGCTGTAGAAATGTTTCAAACCGAAGATGATAAAATTTTAGTGAACGAAGTTGCTCCACGTCCGCACAATTCGGGTCATTATTCTATCGAAGCGAGTTACACCTCACAATTTGAACAACACATTCGCGCTGTTTTAGATTTACCTTTAGGAAATACCGACAGTAAGGTTGCCGGAATTATGGTGAATTTAGTAGGCGAAGAAGGATTTTCGGGGCAAGTAGTTTATGAAAATATCGAAAAAATCATGGCGATTGATGGTGTTACTCCGCATATTTACGGAAAACGCGAAACACGTCCGTTCCGCAAAATGGGACATGTTACTATTGTAAACGAAAACATGACCGAAGCGCGTAAAGTAGCTCAACAAGTTAAAGAAACCATTAGAGTGATTTCGAAGTAG
- a CDS encoding adenylate kinase: MIAIVLFGKPGAGKGTQAEFLKEKYNLTHISTGDVFRYNIKNETELGKKAKEFMDHGELVPDSITIDMLKNEVTKNMDKAGFLFDGFPRTIAQAEALDAFLQSINLSVTATVALEADDDILVQRILERGKTSGRPDDQDEAKIRTRYDEYNEKTAPLIDFYQKQNKYHAVNGIGTIAEITQRLSTVIDQF; this comes from the coding sequence ATGATTGCAATAGTTTTATTCGGAAAGCCCGGTGCTGGTAAAGGTACACAGGCAGAATTTTTAAAAGAAAAATACAACCTTACGCACATTTCTACGGGCGATGTTTTTAGATACAATATTAAAAACGAAACCGAATTAGGTAAAAAAGCAAAGGAGTTTATGGACCACGGCGAATTGGTGCCCGATTCTATTACTATTGATATGTTGAAAAACGAAGTAACAAAAAATATGGATAAAGCTGGTTTTTTGTTTGATGGTTTTCCAAGAACCATTGCGCAAGCCGAAGCTTTAGACGCTTTTTTACAATCAATTAATTTAAGCGTAACTGCAACTGTTGCTTTAGAAGCCGATGACGATATTTTAGTGCAACGTATTTTAGAACGCGGAAAAACATCGGGAAGACCAGACGATCAAGACGAAGCAAAAATTAGAACACGTTACGATGAATATAACGAAAAAACAGCTCCGTTGATTGATTTTTACCAAAAACAAAATAAATACCACGCCGTAAACGGTATAGGAACTATAGCAGAAATTACCCAAAGGTTAAGCACTGTTATTGACCAATTTTAA
- a CDS encoding type II toxin-antitoxin system RelE/ParE family toxin translates to MAKRRIVWTKTAHLERIEILTYWYNKTKSKTYSKKLNKLFSETIKLLCTHHEIGRASKDSSIRITIVRDYLIFYEFTTTELIILSVWDTRRDEKETEFDYIS, encoded by the coding sequence ATGGCTAAAAGAAGAATAGTTTGGACAAAAACTGCTCATTTAGAAAGAATAGAAATACTGACTTATTGGTATAATAAAACCAAGTCAAAAACATATTCAAAAAAGCTTAATAAATTATTTTCCGAAACGATAAAACTACTCTGTACACATCATGAAATAGGAAGAGCTTCGAAAGATAGTTCCATAAGGATAACCATTGTACGAGATTATTTGATTTTTTACGAATTTACGACAACCGAACTAATAATTTTATCTGTTTGGGATACAAGAAGAGATGAAAAAGAAACTGAATTTGATTACATCTCATAA
- a CDS encoding hemolysin family protein translates to MSEMALVSSRKNRLELAAKKGSSSAKAALKLVDEPNNFLSTVQIGITLIGILTGIYSGDKITTDLQATIAKIPTLQPYAASLSVGVVLVLLTFFTLILGELVPKRLGLNYPETISKMVAIPMTFISKIAAPFVWLLTKSSDLLLKILNIKPTADGKVTEEEIRSIIKESTEVGEVQEIEQDIVERVFNIGDLKVNALMTHRKSVVYLNCEDTLQELKDKVIDELHSFYPVCEGGLDEVIGVVSLKDLFLLFEKNNVDLKSILKEPTFFIEHTSAYKALEQFKASKNHYALVSDEYGVIQGVITLNDILESLVGDASEFYDEEFKLEEIEEGKWIVDGFYPLHDLLSYFELDELMPDYDVTTVSGLVMKELSYIPKTGEKLIWNKMEFEVLASTGVKIDKIGITLLKD, encoded by the coding sequence ATGTCGGAAATGGCATTAGTTTCCTCCCGAAAAAATAGGTTAGAACTTGCTGCAAAAAAGGGTAGTAGCAGTGCAAAAGCTGCATTAAAATTGGTCGATGAACCTAATAATTTTCTGTCAACCGTACAAATAGGTATTACCCTAATAGGTATTTTAACAGGTATTTATTCGGGCGATAAAATCACAACCGATTTACAAGCTACAATAGCAAAAATACCAACGTTACAACCTTATGCAGCATCGTTAAGTGTTGGTGTAGTTTTGGTGTTATTAACATTTTTCACCTTAATTTTAGGAGAATTAGTACCCAAACGCTTAGGATTAAATTATCCGGAAACTATATCAAAAATGGTAGCAATACCAATGACTTTTATATCAAAAATTGCAGCTCCGTTTGTTTGGTTGCTTACAAAATCGTCTGATTTACTTCTAAAAATTCTGAATATAAAACCCACTGCCGACGGTAAAGTTACCGAAGAAGAAATTAGGTCGATTATTAAAGAAAGCACAGAAGTAGGCGAAGTACAAGAAATAGAACAAGACATTGTAGAACGTGTTTTTAATATTGGCGATTTAAAAGTAAATGCGTTAATGACCCACAGAAAATCGGTAGTTTATTTAAATTGTGAAGACACTTTACAAGAATTAAAAGATAAAGTAATTGATGAATTGCATTCTTTTTACCCCGTTTGCGAAGGTGGTTTAGACGAAGTTATTGGGGTTGTATCGTTAAAAGATTTGTTCTTGTTGTTCGAAAAAAATAATGTTGATTTAAAATCAATACTTAAAGAACCAACTTTTTTTATAGAACATACTTCGGCCTATAAAGCCTTAGAACAATTTAAAGCTTCAAAAAATCATTACGCATTAGTTTCCGATGAATACGGCGTAATTCAAGGTGTAATTACGTTGAATGATATTTTAGAATCGTTAGTAGGCGATGCTTCTGAATTTTACGACGAAGAATTTAAGTTAGAAGAAATTGAAGAAGGTAAATGGATTGTTGATGGATTTTATCCATTACACGATTTGCTATCGTATTTTGAATTAGACGAATTAATGCCCGATTACGATGTAACAACTGTTAGCGGTTTGGTAATGAAAGAATTATCGTACATACCAAAAACGGGCGAAAAATTAATATGGAATAAAATGGAGTTTGAAGTATTAGCTTCAACCGGAGTAAAAATTGATAAAATAGGTATTACCCTATTAAAAGATTAA